A stretch of Bacteroidales bacterium DNA encodes these proteins:
- a CDS encoding D-tyrosyl-tRNA(Tyr) deacylase, translated as MRAVIQRVTQASVKIEDKITGKIGQGLLVLLGIEEADDDADIEWLSGKISRLRIFNDDDGVMNRSVCEVNGEILLISQFTLHASTKKGNRPSYIKAARPEIAIPLYERFKIQLERDLGRPSQTGEFGAYMLVSLVNDGPVTIVIDTKNKE; from the coding sequence ATGAGGGCAGTCATTCAGCGGGTTACACAGGCATCAGTTAAAATTGAAGACAAAATTACCGGTAAAATCGGCCAGGGTCTTTTGGTTCTTTTGGGAATTGAGGAGGCCGATGATGATGCGGACATCGAATGGCTGAGCGGGAAAATTTCGCGACTCAGGATTTTTAACGATGACGACGGGGTGATGAACCGTTCGGTTTGCGAGGTCAATGGCGAAATATTGCTCATCAGCCAGTTTACACTGCACGCCAGCACCAAAAAGGGAAACCGTCCTTCCTACATCAAGGCAGCCCGCCCCGAAATCGCTATCCCGCTTTACGAAAGATTCAAAATCCAACTTGAGAGGGATTTGGGGAGACCCTCTCAAACCGGCGAGTTTGGCGCTTACATGCTGGTTTCTCTGGTAAACGACGGGCCGGTTACTATCGTTATTGATACAAAAAACAAGGAGTAA
- a CDS encoding pyridoxine 5'-phosphate synthase, whose product MTRLSVNINKIATLRNARGGNMPDVIKAAMDCERFGAQGITVHPRPDERHIRRQDVFDLRPVVKTEFNIEGYPSKEFIDMVIRAKPEQVTLVPDPPNVLTSNAGWDTIKNESFLIEVIGEFHRHKIRTSIFIETDARMIENAAKTGTDRVELYTESYATNFPKNREEAVKPFVEAAKVAASVGLGLNAGHDLSLVNLKYFARNIPNLLEVSIGHALICDALYLGLENTIQLYLNQLR is encoded by the coding sequence ATGACACGATTAAGCGTAAACATCAATAAAATAGCCACTTTGCGCAATGCCCGCGGTGGCAATATGCCGGATGTAATCAAAGCGGCCATGGATTGCGAGCGTTTTGGCGCCCAGGGAATCACCGTTCACCCACGCCCCGACGAGCGGCACATCCGCCGGCAGGATGTATTCGACCTGCGTCCGGTGGTGAAAACTGAATTTAATATCGAAGGCTATCCATCAAAAGAGTTTATCGACATGGTAATTCGTGCCAAACCCGAACAGGTTACGCTGGTTCCCGATCCACCGAATGTCCTGACTTCAAATGCCGGCTGGGACACCATCAAAAATGAAAGTTTCCTGATTGAGGTGATCGGGGAATTTCACCGGCACAAGATCAGAACCTCGATTTTTATCGAAACCGATGCACGGATGATCGAAAATGCAGCTAAAACTGGCACCGACAGGGTGGAACTTTACACGGAGAGCTATGCAACCAATTTTCCAAAAAACAGGGAAGAAGCCGTAAAACCTTTTGTTGAGGCCGCCAAAGTAGCTGCATCAGTGGGTTTGGGGTTAAATGCCGGCCATGATCTTAGTCTGGTAAACCTGAAGTATTTTGCCCGGAATATCCCCAATCTCCTCGAAGTTTCCATCGGCCATGCCCTCATCTGCGATGCGCTTTATTTAGGCCTGGAAAATACGATCCAGCTTTATCTTAATCAACTCAGGTAG